The uncultured Roseibium sp. genome contains a region encoding:
- a CDS encoding L-iditol 2-dehydrogenase, which produces MQRLKDRTALITGAARGIGRAFAEAYVREGATVVIADIDLDRAKQTATEIGPGAHACFLDVTSQSSIDDAVSATVRDFGGIDILVNNAALFDLAPIVEITRDSYERLFSINVAGCLFTLQAVAKAMIERGQGGKIINMASQAGRRGEPLVAVYCATKAAVISLTQSAGLDLIRHGINVNAIAPGVVDGEHWDGVDALFAKYEHLEPGEKKRLVGEAVPYGRMGTPDDLTGMAVFLAGPESDYIVAQTYNVDGGNWMS; this is translated from the coding sequence ATGCAACGCCTAAAGGACAGGACGGCGCTGATCACCGGTGCCGCGCGCGGCATCGGCAGGGCCTTCGCGGAAGCCTATGTGCGCGAGGGCGCCACCGTCGTGATCGCCGATATCGATCTGGACCGGGCGAAACAGACCGCGACGGAGATCGGGCCTGGGGCCCATGCCTGCTTTCTGGATGTCACCAGTCAGTCCTCCATCGACGACGCGGTTTCCGCGACCGTCCGCGATTTCGGCGGCATCGACATTCTGGTCAACAATGCCGCCCTGTTCGATCTGGCACCGATCGTCGAGATTACCCGCGACAGCTACGAGCGGCTGTTTTCGATCAACGTTGCCGGTTGTCTGTTCACTTTGCAGGCGGTCGCGAAAGCCATGATCGAACGCGGCCAAGGCGGCAAGATCATCAACATGGCCAGTCAGGCAGGCCGCCGGGGCGAACCCCTGGTCGCGGTCTACTGCGCCACCAAGGCTGCCGTCATCAGCCTGACCCAGTCCGCCGGCCTCGACCTGATCAGACACGGCATCAACGTGAATGCGATCGCCCCCGGCGTCGTCGACGGCGAGCACTGGGACGGCGTCGACGCGCTGTTTGCGAAATACGAGCACCTGGAACCCGGCGAGAAGAAGCGTCTTGTCGGAGAGGCCGTGCCCTACGGCCGCATGGGAACGCCTGACGACCTGACCGGCATGGCGGTTTTCCTGGCCGGGCCGGAAAGCGATTACATCGTCGCCCAGACCTACAACGTCGACGGCGGCAACTGGATGAGTTGA
- a CDS encoding mannitol dehydrogenase family protein, whose protein sequence is MARNLSLSTLPVIDETVEKPAYAREDLSPGIVHIGVGNFHRAHQAVYLDRLFNKGLDHDWALIGAGIKPYDAAMRERLATQDWLTTVVELDPDGLHARITGAMIDFAETDPTSLIATLVRPEIRIVSLTITEGGYYVDAKTGGFDATHPDIVHDADNLGDPQTVFGILIAALGLRKDQGIEPFTVLSCDNLPENGHVARQALVGLAGLMTPDLAGWIETDVAFPNSMVDCITPATSDRERALVRDRFGIEDAAPVACEPFRQWVMEDRFPAGRPRLEEVGVEFVADVAPYELMKLRILNGGHAAIAYPSALLGHTYVHEAMADPDIAGWLHRLICSEVIPVVPEIPGISFDTYLETCAERFANPAVGDTVARLCLDGSNRQPKFILPTIADALRFGRSIEGLALEVAFWCRYCAETAVAANDIPLEDERREILQSAALAAHDDPTAFLEIGEVFGDLGRDERFKTAFSRQLETVWRDGARAVLQRYLQDPKSVSIPISG, encoded by the coding sequence GTGGCAAGGAACTTGTCTCTGTCCACCCTGCCGGTGATCGATGAAACCGTCGAAAAGCCGGCCTATGCCCGCGAAGATCTCTCTCCGGGCATCGTGCACATCGGTGTCGGCAACTTTCACCGGGCCCATCAGGCGGTCTATCTGGACCGATTGTTCAACAAGGGGCTCGACCACGACTGGGCCCTGATCGGTGCCGGCATCAAACCTTATGATGCGGCCATGCGCGAACGTCTGGCGACTCAGGACTGGCTGACGACAGTCGTCGAGCTCGACCCGGACGGATTGCACGCCCGCATTACCGGCGCGATGATCGATTTCGCCGAGACCGACCCGACCAGCCTGATCGCGACCCTGGTCAGACCGGAGATCCGGATCGTGTCGCTGACCATCACCGAAGGCGGCTATTACGTCGATGCCAAGACCGGTGGCTTTGACGCGACCCATCCGGACATCGTCCATGATGCGGACAACCTGGGGGATCCGCAGACGGTCTTCGGCATTCTGATTGCCGCCCTCGGCCTGCGCAAGGACCAGGGTATTGAGCCCTTCACCGTTCTGTCCTGCGATAACTTACCCGAAAACGGCCACGTGGCCCGTCAGGCCCTGGTCGGTCTTGCCGGGCTCATGACGCCCGATCTTGCCGGCTGGATCGAGACCGATGTCGCTTTCCCCAACAGCATGGTCGATTGCATCACGCCGGCGACGTCGGACCGGGAACGGGCGCTGGTGCGGGACAGGTTCGGCATCGAGGACGCCGCGCCCGTTGCCTGCGAGCCGTTCCGGCAATGGGTGATGGAGGACCGCTTTCCCGCCGGGCGCCCGCGCCTGGAGGAAGTCGGCGTCGAGTTTGTCGCCGATGTCGCCCCTTACGAACTGATGAAACTGCGCATCCTGAACGGCGGCCACGCGGCCATCGCCTATCCGTCGGCGTTGCTCGGCCATACCTATGTCCACGAAGCCATGGCCGACCCCGATATCGCAGGCTGGCTGCACCGGCTGATCTGCAGCGAAGTCATCCCGGTGGTGCCGGAAATCCCCGGCATTTCCTTCGACACCTATCTGGAAACCTGCGCGGAACGGTTCGCCAATCCGGCCGTCGGCGACACCGTCGCCCGGCTATGTCTGGACGGGTCCAACCGGCAGCCGAAGTTCATCCTGCCGACCATCGCCGATGCGCTGCGCTTCGGACGATCCATCGAGGGCCTGGCCCTGGAAGTGGCCTTCTGGTGCCGTTACTGCGCCGAAACCGCGGTCGCAGCCAATGATATTCCGCTGGAAGACGAACGCCGCGAAATCCTCCAGTCCGCCGCGCTCGCCGCCCACGACGACCCGACAGCCTTCCTGGAAATCGGAGA